One region of Clostridiales bacterium genomic DNA includes:
- a CDS encoding site-specific DNA-methyltransferase produces MAAINDLIAQIEDIALRERIAKEVDRLSKQKKFGLVFEEHLPECTPLYDIPVKAGALVAKKAGEVNDVYKVLCIEDNTAQCLHRESKETAEIALDDLVTVAEFGEPIYPYLKPIDTVCNAPDSDLWHTLIEADNYHALQLLEYLYAGKVDCIYIDPPYNTGAKDWKYNNDYVDGSDAYRHSKWLSFMQRRLKLAKKLLNPKDSVLIVTIDEKEYLHLGCLLEEMFPEANMQMVSSVINPAGVSRGGQFARTDEYIFFLTFGTCAPSPLCLSEDWRGKIKGGYKDKLRWNGLQRSGTATLRSDRPNMFYPIFITNDGTKIVEVGNSIPLNVDRTAIQAPAGQIAIWPIFPDGREGRWRLGRDTLIELIEKHYVHIGKIQGDRAAITYLAQGEQAKVENGDFPVVGYNPDGSIIVDESGYEARFLPGTQWWITSHDATQKGTKMLNDIIGRRFTFPKSVYATHDAVQFFVANKPNALIVDFFAGSGTTMHAVNLLNAEDGGHRRCIMVTNNEVSADEAKMLKDKGYQPGDEEWEKLGIANYVTWPRTVCSIEGHDVNGNPLKGDYLGSEPPLHMADGFKANAAFFKLGFLDPTAVSLGMRFSEMLPTLWLKAGAKGKCPELSSEQIPDMLILPENKFAVLINENAFASFAEKLAEHPEVQTVFLATDYEVNYQSMVKNLNVTEAYQLYRDYLDHFRLNRGRN; encoded by the coding sequence ATGGCAGCCATAAATGATTTGATAGCGCAAATTGAAGATATCGCACTGCGGGAGCGCATTGCAAAGGAAGTAGATCGCCTTTCCAAACAGAAAAAATTTGGGCTGGTGTTCGAGGAGCATCTGCCGGAATGTACGCCGCTTTACGATATCCCTGTGAAGGCTGGCGCGCTTGTAGCGAAGAAGGCCGGTGAGGTCAATGATGTTTATAAAGTTCTCTGTATTGAGGACAATACGGCACAGTGCCTGCATCGAGAATCCAAGGAAACTGCGGAGATTGCCCTTGACGACCTTGTGACGGTTGCGGAATTCGGCGAGCCAATTTATCCGTACTTAAAGCCGATTGACACTGTTTGCAATGCACCGGACAGCGACCTGTGGCACACGCTGATCGAGGCAGACAACTATCATGCCCTGCAACTGTTGGAATACCTGTACGCAGGCAAGGTGGACTGCATCTACATCGATCCGCCCTACAATACCGGCGCAAAGGACTGGAAATACAACAATGACTATGTGGACGGAAGTGACGCTTACCGTCATAGCAAGTGGCTCTCCTTCATGCAGCGCCGCCTGAAGCTTGCTAAAAAGTTGCTCAATCCCAAAGATTCTGTACTGATTGTAACTATTGATGAAAAGGAATATCTGCATCTTGGTTGCTTGTTGGAAGAAATGTTTCCAGAGGCTAATATGCAAATGGTTTCATCTGTGATAAATCCCGCAGGTGTAAGTCGAGGAGGCCAATTCGCCAGAACAGATGAATATATTTTCTTCTTAACCTTTGGCACATGTGCACCATCTCCGCTGTGCCTTAGTGAAGATTGGCGGGGGAAAATAAAAGGCGGATATAAAGACAAGTTGCGCTGGAATGGCCTTCAAAGATCAGGAACTGCAACACTGCGTTCTGATAGGCCAAACATGTTTTACCCGATATTTATAACGAATGATGGCACGAAGATAGTTGAAGTCGGAAATAGCATACCTCTTAATGTAGACAGGACGGCAATTCAAGCACCAGCAGGTCAAATTGCAATCTGGCCAATTTTCCCAGACGGAAGAGAGGGCCGGTGGCGCTTAGGTCGGGATACATTGATTGAACTGATCGAGAAACACTACGTTCATATTGGAAAAATTCAAGGTGATAGGGCAGCAATTACATATCTGGCACAAGGCGAACAGGCAAAAGTTGAAAACGGCGATTTCCCGGTTGTTGGATACAATCCTGATGGTTCTATCATTGTTGATGAGAGTGGATATGAGGCCAGATTTCTTCCCGGTACGCAATGGTGGATAACAAGCCACGATGCCACACAAAAAGGGACGAAAATGTTAAACGATATTATTGGGCGTAGATTTACTTTCCCAAAGTCTGTATATGCTACCCACGATGCTGTCCAATTCTTCGTTGCAAACAAACCAAACGCCCTCATTGTTGACTTCTTTGCGGGCAGTGGCACGACTATGCACGCAGTGAATTTGCTCAACGCTGAGGACGGCGGGCATCGACGCTGCATTATGGTGACCAACAATGAGGTCTCCGCAGATGAAGCGAAGATGTTGAAAGACAAAGGATATCAGCCCGGCGACGAGGAGTGGGAAAAGCTCGGCATTGCCAACTATGTTACATGGCCGCGCACGGTCTGCTCCATAGAGGGACATGATGTAAACGGCAACCCGCTCAAGGGTGATTATCTCGGAAGCGAACCGCCCCTGCATATGGCGGACGGATTCAAAGCAAATGCTGCATTCTTCAAACTCGGCTTCTTAGATCCGACGGCGGTTTCTCTCGGTATGCGCTTTTCGGAAATGCTGCCTACCTTGTGGCTGAAAGCCGGTGCGAAGGGAAAATGCCCGGAGCTTTCCAGTGAGCAGATTCCGGATATGCTGATTTTGCCGGAAAACAAATTTGCAGTCTTGATCAATGAGAATGCGTTTGCCAGTTTTGCCGAAAAGCTGGCTGAGCATCCGGAGGTTCAAACTGTTTTCTTGGCGACCGATTACGAAGTGAATTATCAGTCCATGGTGAAAAATCTGAATGTCACAGAGGCGTATCAGCTTTACCGGGATTACCTAGATCACTTCCGTTTGAACAGAGGGAGGAATTAA
- a CDS encoding helix-turn-helix transcriptional regulator, with protein sequence MRISYDKLWRLLAKNKMKRYDLAAAAGVSTYTMGKMYKDEPVSLDAIMKICQVFHCDIGDVVEMVEDN encoded by the coding sequence ATGAGAATAAGTTACGATAAACTCTGGCGTTTACTTGCAAAAAACAAGATGAAAAGATACGATCTCGCTGCTGCTGCCGGTGTAAGCACGTACACCATGGGAAAGATGTATAAAGATGAGCCGGTCTCCCTTGATGCAATCATGAAAATATGTCAGGTGTTCCACTGCGATATCGGGGATGTAGTAGAGATGGTTGAAGACAACTAG
- a CDS encoding CHAP domain-containing protein yields MGRIKTRESVKDIKILDKAAVVSERMKTALVRSKDQAENLMADGQISPSEYAEDKIRYAAEDVTDQVWHEVSGQTKKAIEKGKEAHRERRNEKRIHKNEERVRRYEEEPRRGAPSRTPREEAARQAARQNTEATRTSIRSRRNQTIKSAERTERTIKQSARSAGKQTVKAGAKGTVKSTEKAVKTAEKTSKAAIKTAEATAKATQKAAAAAAKAAQKAAEIARQTAIAAYKAAVAAAKAVAAAIKAIAAAMKALVAAIAAGGWVAVVVVVVICLVALIACSCFGIFFSSEDTGSEKTMRQVVQEINLDYQNELDAIKDSVVYDALEMSGSRAVWPEVLSVYAVKTTSDPDNPQEVATITPEKEQLLKDLFWEMNEITHRTETKTETVIIETDDGNGNILEEEVQETITTLYITVSHKTADEMAGQYGFNEDQKQQLTELLAQDSSMWAAVLYGIYGVDDQIVAVALSQVGNVGGEPYWSWYGFGSRVEWCACFVSWCADQCGYIDTGVIPKFAGCVNGVQWFRERGQWADNAMEPSPGMIVFFDWDNKGNSGLQDGQSDHVGIVQKVENGVVYTIEGNSGDSCRVNQYPVGYYEILGYGVPNP; encoded by the coding sequence TTGGGCAGGATAAAAACAAGAGAGAGCGTTAAGGATATCAAGATTCTTGATAAAGCGGCGGTTGTCTCCGAGCGCATGAAGACGGCGCTCGTCCGTTCCAAGGATCAGGCGGAAAACCTGATGGCCGATGGGCAGATTTCCCCCTCCGAATACGCGGAGGACAAAATCCGCTATGCCGCTGAGGATGTGACCGATCAGGTTTGGCACGAGGTTTCCGGCCAAACGAAAAAAGCCATTGAAAAAGGCAAGGAGGCACACCGGGAGCGCCGCAATGAAAAGCGCATCCACAAAAATGAAGAACGGGTTCGCCGCTATGAGGAGGAGCCGCGTAGGGGCGCGCCAAGCAGAACGCCGCGAGAGGAGGCTGCACGGCAGGCAGCGCGGCAAAATACGGAGGCCACACGGACAAGCATCCGTAGCAGACGAAACCAGACCATCAAATCTGCGGAGCGTACCGAACGCACCATCAAGCAGTCTGCTCGCTCTGCCGGGAAACAGACAGTAAAAGCCGGTGCAAAGGGAACGGTAAAGTCAACGGAGAAAGCCGTAAAGACTGCGGAGAAAACCTCCAAGGCTGCCATCAAAACTGCAGAGGCAACGGCGAAGGCAACACAGAAGGCAGCGGCAGCGGCTGCAAAGGCCGCGCAGAAGGCGGCGGAGATTGCCCGTCAGACTGCCATAGCTGCCTACAAAGCGGCTGTTGCGGCGGCGAAAGCTGTTGCGGCGGCAATCAAGGCCATCGCAGCGGCGATGAAAGCACTGGTTGCGGCTATCGCTGCCGGTGGCTGGGTTGCGGTCGTGGTCGTCGTGGTTATCTGTCTTGTTGCCTTGATCGCCTGCTCCTGCTTTGGCATTTTCTTTTCCAGCGAAGATACCGGCTCAGAAAAAACGATGCGGCAGGTCGTTCAGGAAATCAACCTGGATTACCAGAACGAGCTGGATGCCATCAAGGATTCCGTTGTGTACGATGCGCTTGAAATGTCCGGTTCCCGTGCCGTGTGGCCGGAGGTGTTGTCGGTCTATGCCGTCAAGACGACCTCCGACCCGGATAATCCCCAGGAGGTGGCAACAATCACTCCGGAAAAGGAACAGCTTTTGAAGGACCTGTTCTGGGAGATGAACGAAATCACCCACCGGACGGAAACAAAGACCGAGACGGTTATTATAGAGACGGATGACGGCAATGGTAATATTCTTGAGGAAGAAGTGCAGGAGACGATTACGACGCTCTATATTACTGTCAGCCACAAGACGGCGGATGAGATGGCTGGGCAGTACGGCTTCAATGAGGATCAAAAGCAGCAACTTACAGAACTGCTTGCGCAGGATAGCAGCATGTGGGCGGCGGTGCTTTACGGAATCTACGGAGTGGATGACCAAATCGTTGCCGTGGCGCTGTCGCAGGTGGGCAATGTGGGCGGAGAGCCCTATTGGTCATGGTACGGCTTCGGCAGCCGTGTGGAGTGGTGCGCCTGTTTCGTCAGCTGGTGTGCTGATCAGTGCGGCTATATCGACACCGGTGTCATTCCTAAGTTCGCAGGCTGTGTCAACGGCGTCCAGTGGTTCCGGGAGCGTGGGCAGTGGGCGGATAACGCCATGGAGCCCTCGCCCGGCATGATCGTCTTCTTCGATTGGGACAACAAGGGCAACTCCGGCCTGCAGGACGGTCAGTCCGACCATGTCGGTATCGTCCAGAAGGTCGAAAACGGCGTTGTCTACACCATCGAGGGCAACTCCGGCGATAGCTGCCGCGTCAATCAGTACCCGGTTGGCTATTATGAAATTCTCGGATATGGGGTGCCGAATCCGTAA
- a CDS encoding class B sortase, which yields MKKKTLGIIIVSVLGAAAIFCSAMFTHQYLDAKNSKAAFDDLTNLIAEIDEPQKDTEAEEADLSAEELAAAEAALAREKYAALFAQNNDFIGWIKIDGTNVNYPVMQTPSKPDFYLKRSFDKSYSDYGVPYIDETCMTGISNNLVIYGHHMNDGSMFADLCKYADADFCKEHPEIAFDTLSNLGKYEVVAAFKFNTNRETFKYNEYTLMDEVQFAEFMENVRARQLYDTGITAEYGDQLLTLSTCEYTYPNGRFVVVAKKV from the coding sequence ATGAAAAAGAAAACCCTTGGAATCATCATCGTTTCCGTACTCGGCGCGGCAGCGATCTTCTGCAGCGCCATGTTTACGCATCAGTATCTGGATGCCAAGAACAGCAAGGCAGCATTTGACGATCTGACAAATCTGATTGCGGAAATCGACGAGCCGCAGAAGGATACCGAAGCGGAGGAAGCCGATCTGAGCGCAGAAGAACTGGCGGCGGCAGAGGCGGCGCTGGCCCGTGAAAAGTATGCGGCGCTGTTTGCGCAGAACAACGACTTTATCGGATGGATCAAGATCGATGGTACGAATGTCAATTACCCCGTCATGCAGACCCCGAGCAAGCCGGACTTCTATCTGAAGCGCAGCTTTGATAAATCATACAGCGACTACGGTGTTCCGTACATCGACGAGACCTGCATGACCGGGATCAGCAACAACCTTGTGATTTATGGGCACCACATGAACGACGGCTCTATGTTTGCCGACCTCTGCAAATACGCTGATGCTGACTTCTGTAAGGAGCATCCGGAGATTGCCTTTGACACGCTCTCCAACCTCGGCAAATATGAGGTCGTTGCTGCTTTCAAATTCAATACGAACCGCGAGACCTTCAAGTACAACGAATACACGCTGATGGATGAAGTACAGTTTGCCGAGTTCATGGAGAATGTCCGCGCAAGACAGCTCTATGACACGGGCATTACTGCTGAATACGGGGACCAGCTTTTGACCCTTTCCACCTGCGAATATACCTATCCCAACGGTCGCTTCGTTGTCGTAGCGAAGAAGGTGTGA
- a CDS encoding ATP-binding protein has product MIKSIKAILAQDKEKFKVPRKVQDLIPIKNIWPDGIFKVGNKFSKSFRFSDINYLVASREDKESMFLTYSELLNSLDSGATTKITINNHRLNKSDFEESILMPMKQDGLDEYRKEYNDMLLDKATGANGITQEKYITITVAKKDIEEARAYFARIGADLTAHFANLGSKCVPLNAVERLRILHDFYRPGDEAAFSFDMNRKARLGHDFRDYICPDSIERTADHIKLGEKYARVLFLKDYASYIKDSMFSELTELNRNLMLSIDVIPIPTDEAVREVERLLLGVETNITGWQRRQNQNNNFSAVVPYDMELQRKESKEFLDDLTTRDQRMMFAVVTMVITADTKEQLDLDTETVLSTARKHMCQMATLKYQQTDGLNTVLPIGTRKINAFRTLTTESLAVLMPFKVQEIMDKGGIYFGENAISHNLIMCNKANLLNQSAFLLGVPGSGKSFSAKELITFLILNTNDDILICDPEGEYAPLIEAMGDLGSVIRVSAGGRDRLNAMYMVDGYGENNPIVVKSEFIMSLIEQIDKKGVGPQHKSIIDRCITNVYRNAADTGTIPTLCTLRDMLLEQPEPEAKQIALSLELYTTGSLDIFGKQSNVDLDKRVVVFDIHGLGSQLKPTGLLVITDTMLNRVTLNWKKGKRTHVFIDEFHVVFENEFSAQFFNSAWRQFRKRNAYPTAITQNVEYLLDSVQASTMLSNSEFVVMLNQAASDRGQLAKLLNISNEQMSYITNADAGCGLIKYGSALVPFINRFPQDTKLYQLMTTRPGEGKFARGRD; this is encoded by the coding sequence ATGATTAAGAGTATCAAAGCGATCCTTGCACAGGACAAGGAAAAGTTTAAGGTTCCGAGAAAAGTGCAGGACCTTATTCCGATCAAGAACATCTGGCCGGATGGCATTTTCAAGGTTGGGAATAAGTTCTCCAAGTCCTTCCGATTCTCGGACATCAACTATCTGGTGGCAAGCCGTGAGGATAAAGAGAGCATGTTTCTGACATACTCGGAGCTTTTGAACAGCTTGGACAGCGGAGCTACCACGAAGATCACCATCAACAATCACAGGCTGAACAAGTCTGATTTTGAGGAATCCATCCTGATGCCCATGAAGCAGGACGGGCTGGATGAGTACCGCAAGGAGTATAACGATATGCTTCTGGACAAGGCGACCGGAGCAAACGGTATCACGCAGGAAAAGTATATTACCATTACCGTGGCCAAGAAGGACATTGAGGAAGCACGGGCATATTTTGCGAGAATCGGAGCGGATTTGACCGCCCATTTCGCAAACCTAGGTTCTAAGTGTGTGCCCCTGAACGCCGTTGAGCGGCTGCGCATTCTCCACGACTTTTATCGCCCCGGTGATGAGGCGGCATTCTCGTTTGATATGAACCGGAAGGCGCGTCTGGGGCATGATTTCCGTGACTACATCTGCCCGGACAGCATAGAGCGTACTGCGGATCATATCAAGCTGGGCGAGAAATATGCCAGAGTGCTTTTCCTCAAGGACTACGCCAGCTATATCAAGGACAGCATGTTCTCGGAGCTGACCGAGCTAAACCGCAATCTCATGCTCTCCATTGATGTGATTCCCATTCCCACCGATGAAGCCGTCCGTGAGGTGGAGCGCCTCTTGCTGGGCGTGGAAACGAACATCACCGGCTGGCAGAGAAGGCAGAATCAGAACAACAATTTCTCCGCTGTGGTTCCCTACGACATGGAGCTTCAGCGCAAGGAATCCAAAGAGTTTTTGGACGACCTGACTACCCGTGACCAGCGCATGATGTTTGCGGTGGTCACAATGGTGATTACCGCAGACACCAAGGAGCAGTTGGATCTGGATACGGAAACGGTGCTGTCTACAGCGAGAAAGCACATGTGTCAGATGGCCACGCTGAAGTACCAGCAGACGGATGGACTGAACACGGTGCTCCCCATCGGGACGAGAAAAATCAATGCCTTCCGAACCCTAACGACAGAAAGCCTTGCGGTACTGATGCCTTTTAAGGTACAGGAGATCATGGATAAGGGCGGCATTTACTTCGGTGAAAATGCCATTTCCCACAATCTCATCATGTGCAACAAGGCAAATCTCCTGAACCAGTCCGCATTTCTGCTCGGTGTCCCCGGCTCCGGTAAGTCGTTCTCGGCAAAGGAGCTGATCACCTTCCTCATTCTGAACACCAACGATGATATTCTGATCTGTGACCCCGAGGGAGAATACGCGCCGCTTATTGAAGCCATGGGCGATCTCGGCTCGGTGATCCGTGTGTCTGCCGGCGGCAGAGACAGACTGAATGCCATGTATATGGTGGACGGGTACGGTGAAAACAACCCCATTGTCGTAAAGTCGGAGTTCATCATGTCTCTGATCGAGCAGATCGACAAGAAGGGCGTCGGCCCGCAGCACAAGTCTATCATCGACCGCTGCATCACCAATGTGTACCGCAATGCGGCGGACACCGGGACGATTCCCACTCTCTGCACCCTCCGCGATATGCTGCTGGAGCAGCCTGAGCCTGAAGCGAAGCAGATCGCGCTGTCCCTTGAGCTCTATACCACCGGTTCTCTGGACATCTTCGGCAAGCAGTCCAATGTGGATCTCGACAAGCGTGTTGTGGTATTCGACATTCACGGCCTCGGTTCCCAGCTTAAGCCCACCGGCCTGCTGGTGATCACGGACACCATGCTCAACCGTGTGACGCTGAACTGGAAGAAGGGCAAGCGCACCCATGTCTTTATTGACGAGTTCCATGTGGTGTTCGAGAACGAGTTCTCGGCGCAGTTCTTCAACTCCGCATGGCGGCAGTTCCGTAAGCGCAACGCCTACCCCACGGCGATCACGCAGAATGTGGAGTATCTGCTGGATTCCGTTCAGGCCAGCACCATGCTTTCCAACTCGGAATTTGTGGTCATGCTGAATCAGGCTGCATCCGACAGAGGCCAGCTTGCCAAGCTCCTGAACATCTCCAATGAGCAGATGAGCTATATCACCAATGCCGACGCCGGCTGCGGACTGATAAAATACGGCTCTGCGCTGGTGCCCTTTATCAATCGGTTCCCGCAGGATACCAAGCTCTATCAGCTTATGACCACGCGCCCCGGCGAGGGCAAATTTGCAAGAGGACGGGATTAA
- a CDS encoding PrgI family protein, which produces MEVKINREIRNYTESMFFGLSLRQFVFSLLAVGVAVLLYFVLKPYVGTETVSWMCILGAAPFAAMGFVNYNGMTAEKFVWAWLRSEMLEPKQIKFEPVNIYYEALKDAIDEHEKEVSKHND; this is translated from the coding sequence TTGGAGGTCAAAATCAATAGAGAGATTCGGAACTATACCGAGTCTATGTTTTTCGGACTGTCCCTCAGACAGTTCGTTTTTTCTTTACTGGCTGTTGGCGTTGCAGTGCTTTTGTACTTTGTTTTGAAGCCCTATGTGGGAACCGAGACGGTTTCGTGGATGTGCATCCTTGGTGCTGCTCCCTTTGCGGCAATGGGCTTTGTGAACTACAACGGTATGACCGCAGAGAAATTTGTGTGGGCTTGGCTCCGTAGCGAAATGCTGGAGCCCAAGCAGATCAAATTCGAGCCGGTGAATATCTACTACGAGGCGTTGAAGGACGCGATCGATGAACATGAAAAGGAGGTTTCCAAGCACAATGATTAA
- a CDS encoding ATP-binding protein encodes MLIEFRFKNYRSFRDEAVLSMEATGLSSFKSCLIPLSSTVKLLPAIAIYGKNGGGKSNVIRAFWLAVQFIRNAQRTQHERAAIPVNPFALNDYSKDEPTEFAFEYTSGGVKYWYGFAATREKIYAEYLYHAPKGQKALVFKRTEQHFDFTEDKSKRALIGEMVAENQLFFSVACTMNDAACVAAMRWFRDQVFFSRDYSDIPRQLIEYSEDKNMLRAISDYAKAADLGILDMQFEFNSNEIQDDESLPDNIPEGIKAALVQFMHTLAETSNNGEVHLKMGEVSAKASHQGENRDGRKATYSLELSDESDGTRKLMALAPAIESALRTGGILLVDGLERELHPLLVDNIIAKFQSKTTNPNGAQIVFTTHNTELMNLELLRKDQLYFVDKRDNDGTSELYTISEFSTRTTENIRKGYFAGKYGGIPNIQIEK; translated from the coding sequence ATGCTGATTGAATTTCGCTTCAAAAACTATCGTTCTTTTCGGGATGAGGCGGTGCTTTCCATGGAAGCGACCGGACTGAGTTCCTTCAAAAGTTGCTTGATTCCGCTGTCGTCTACAGTAAAGCTGCTTCCTGCCATTGCAATTTACGGCAAAAACGGCGGTGGTAAGAGTAATGTGATTCGTGCCTTTTGGCTGGCCGTTCAGTTTATCCGAAATGCGCAGAGAACGCAGCACGAGCGTGCTGCGATTCCTGTCAATCCATTTGCACTGAATGACTATTCCAAGGATGAACCCACAGAGTTTGCATTTGAGTACACTTCGGGCGGCGTGAAGTATTGGTATGGCTTCGCCGCTACGCGCGAGAAGATTTACGCAGAGTATCTCTACCATGCACCGAAGGGGCAGAAAGCTTTGGTGTTTAAGCGTACAGAGCAGCACTTCGATTTCACAGAGGATAAATCAAAGCGAGCGCTGATTGGCGAAATGGTCGCTGAAAACCAGCTGTTCTTCTCAGTGGCATGCACCATGAACGATGCGGCTTGTGTTGCTGCTATGCGGTGGTTCCGGGATCAGGTGTTCTTTTCACGGGACTATTCTGATATTCCGCGGCAGTTGATCGAGTATTCGGAAGATAAGAATATGCTGAGGGCAATTTCAGATTATGCAAAGGCAGCAGACTTGGGCATCTTGGATATGCAGTTTGAGTTCAACAGCAATGAGATTCAAGATGATGAAAGCCTGCCGGATAACATCCCGGAGGGGATCAAGGCTGCACTGGTGCAGTTTATGCATACTCTCGCCGAAACCTCCAACAATGGAGAAGTACACTTGAAAATGGGTGAGGTTTCCGCAAAGGCCAGCCACCAGGGTGAAAACCGTGATGGCCGGAAGGCGACCTATTCGCTGGAGCTTTCTGATGAGTCGGACGGTACCAGAAAGCTGATGGCACTGGCCCCTGCAATCGAGTCTGCGCTGCGCACCGGCGGCATATTACTGGTGGATGGGCTGGAGCGTGAGCTTCACCCCTTGCTGGTGGACAATATCATTGCAAAGTTTCAAAGCAAGACCACAAATCCAAATGGCGCACAGATTGTTTTTACAACACACAATACGGAGCTGATGAATCTGGAGCTGCTGCGAAAGGACCAGCTGTATTTTGTCGATAAGCGTGACAATGACGGCACTTCTGAGTTGTATACGATCAGCGAGTTTTCCACCCGCACGACGGAGAATATCCGTAAAGGATACTTTGCCGGAAAATACGGTGGAATACCGAATATCCAAATAGAAAAATAA
- a CDS encoding glutamyl-tRNA amidotransferase: protein MKKLNAKKNTNKPEIPGKVKKGYRIYVMAVLALTLTMSMGVTAFAAGDPITVVNNLSDFIFGLIRAVGLILLGWGIVQVGLSFQSHDPSQRSNGFLTLAGGVIITFAKEILNLIVG from the coding sequence ATGAAGAAACTTAATGCAAAGAAGAACACCAACAAGCCGGAGATTCCCGGCAAGGTCAAGAAGGGCTACCGCATTTATGTGATGGCTGTCCTTGCCCTTACGCTTACCATGAGCATGGGCGTGACCGCCTTTGCCGCAGGCGACCCCATTACCGTCGTCAACAACCTCAGCGACTTTATCTTCGGCCTCATCCGCGCGGTCGGCCTGATTCTGCTTGGCTGGGGCATTGTGCAGGTCGGTCTCAGCTTCCAGTCCCACGATCCCAGCCAGCGTTCCAACGGTTTCCTGACCCTGGCCGGCGGCGTCATCATCACCTTTGCCAAGGAAATCCTCAACCTCATTGTTGGCTGA